A part of Candidatus Babeliaceae bacterium genomic DNA contains:
- a CDS encoding ankyrin repeat domain-containing protein has protein sequence MKYKISMIVACITWSTVCNNEVAALLKSIGSKEPIKTIQEKLTAALKIDDNINNITTKNGNNLLHLVVQKNRPDIIPLLISKKIHVNKQNNKKYTPLMFAVIEQNEKAVKELLKAPNIDVNLTESNGDFALYMAIARKNKNIAELLITAKADVNQKAPDKSTPLHNAAFYGNADMVQLLLQHNATVDAINNTGYTPLAYAIDRNHLDVVKNLVAHGAHSTIQYPTGQTPLSIANDKKHEEIYHFLISKNIPALYETLHKDLLILAQHI, from the coding sequence ATGAAATATAAAATCAGCATGATAGTAGCATGTATAACATGGTCAACCGTATGTAACAATGAGGTAGCAGCGCTATTAAAATCAATAGGATCAAAAGAACCAATCAAAACTATTCAAGAAAAACTTACAGCAGCACTTAAAATAGACGATAATATAAATAATATTACTACAAAAAATGGCAACAATTTACTCCATTTAGTTGTTCAAAAAAATCGCCCCGATATTATCCCGCTGCTCATATCAAAAAAAATACATGTAAATAAACAAAACAATAAAAAATACACCCCCCTTATGTTTGCCGTAATCGAGCAAAATGAAAAAGCAGTCAAAGAACTACTCAAAGCGCCGAATATTGATGTCAATCTTACAGAAAGCAATGGGGACTTTGCCTTATATATGGCTATTGCAAGAAAAAACAAAAACATTGCCGAATTACTGATCACGGCAAAAGCAGATGTTAATCAAAAAGCCCCTGACAAGAGTACCCCTCTGCATAACGCAGCATTTTATGGAAACGCTGATATGGTACAATTATTATTGCAACACAATGCGACTGTTGATGCAATAAATAATACCGGCTACACCCCATTAGCATATGCAATTGATCGCAATCACTTGGATGTCGTAAAAAATCTTGTGGCACACGGCGCACATAGTACGATACAATACCCAACCGGACAAACCCCTCTGTCTATAGCAAATGATAAAAAACATGAAGAGATTTACCATTTTTTAATAAGCAAAAATATTCCTGCCCTATATGAGACACTGCACAAAGACCTTCTTATTCTAGCGCAGCACATATAA
- a CDS encoding trypsin-like peptidase domain-containing protein, translating into MKIISSILLAGILLATGYTMYYMYDQQCHQKSLIEQLKQDFSNLRPATGDAAINKPTTNGWNDLQSHTKDTVVQIFAHISQFNWLEPYKSPNQGQVSGTGFFISEDGLIITNAHVINEARLITIQIPHTGKERFCATLVGVSPERDLALLRLAPGELEKLTSILGKIPTLSLGDSDSVHRSDEIMALGYPLGQESLKSTTGVVSGRQHIDGHYMIQISAPINPGSSGGPSLDINGLVIGVNSAGIFGGGVQNVGYIIPSNEVKLFLRQLEQMPETSGAKFLRKPFLGVLFNNGTDSLTKFLGNPPPGGLYVVETYTGSPLHKAGVLPNDMIYEIDGHKVDVFGEMNVSWNEDKISIVDYVTRLMLGDKIKLVVYRNGKRKELVLTFGHSELAPVRGIYPAYEKIEYEIIGGLVIMQLTLNHLPLLLQRAPELAHYMELKHQMEPAIIITNIFGESTASQSRTIGAGAVIKEVNGERVKTLEELRKVLKKSCSTGFLTIKTTEGVFTALPFDKIMKEEEALSENYYYPLSPTVKEVLAQCGPQKK; encoded by the coding sequence ATGAAAATAATTTCATCGATACTACTAGCAGGTATTTTGCTAGCAACTGGTTATACCATGTATTATATGTACGATCAACAATGCCACCAAAAGAGTCTTATAGAACAACTCAAGCAAGATTTTTCCAACCTACGACCAGCAACTGGTGACGCGGCGATCAATAAGCCCACTACAAATGGCTGGAATGATTTACAATCACACACCAAAGATACCGTGGTACAAATCTTTGCACACATTTCTCAATTTAATTGGCTAGAACCCTATAAATCACCCAATCAAGGACAGGTATCAGGAACGGGTTTCTTTATATCAGAAGATGGTCTTATTATCACTAACGCTCATGTTATTAATGAGGCGCGACTTATTACTATACAAATTCCCCACACAGGCAAAGAACGTTTTTGCGCTACGTTAGTCGGAGTCAGCCCAGAACGTGATCTTGCATTACTACGGCTTGCACCGGGAGAACTCGAAAAATTGACAAGCATACTGGGTAAAATTCCAACACTCAGTCTCGGAGACTCTGATTCTGTGCATCGCTCAGATGAAATTATGGCACTGGGATATCCATTAGGCCAAGAATCATTAAAAAGTACTACCGGTGTTGTCAGTGGACGCCAACACATCGACGGTCACTACATGATCCAAATTAGCGCTCCCATCAATCCAGGTAGCTCTGGCGGCCCATCACTAGATATTAATGGTTTAGTAATAGGTGTTAATAGTGCAGGAATATTTGGCGGCGGAGTGCAAAATGTCGGTTATATTATTCCAAGCAATGAAGTAAAACTTTTTTTACGACAACTTGAACAAATGCCAGAAACCTCTGGTGCTAAATTTTTACGCAAACCATTTTTGGGCGTGCTCTTTAATAATGGCACTGACAGTCTCACCAAATTCTTGGGCAACCCGCCTCCTGGTGGCCTCTACGTTGTAGAAACATACACTGGTAGCCCATTACATAAGGCTGGAGTTCTTCCCAATGATATGATTTATGAAATTGATGGACATAAAGTTGATGTCTTTGGAGAAATGAATGTTTCTTGGAATGAAGACAAAATATCGATCGTCGATTATGTAACTCGTCTTATGCTGGGAGATAAAATAAAATTAGTTGTCTACCGCAACGGAAAACGAAAAGAACTCGTTCTTACTTTTGGACATTCTGAGCTTGCACCGGTGAGAGGCATATATCCAGCGTACGAAAAAATTGAATATGAGATTATTGGTGGCTTGGTTATTATGCAACTGACGCTCAATCATCTACCATTACTGTTACAACGTGCACCAGAACTTGCCCATTATATGGAACTTAAACACCAAATGGAGCCTGCGATAATTATTACCAACATATTTGGTGAATCAACGGCATCTCAATCACGTACCATCGGCGCCGGTGCAGTTATTAAAGAAGTTAATGGAGAACGCGTTAAAACGCTCGAAGAGCTACGTAAAGTGCTCAAGAAAAGTTGTTCAACTGGTTTCTTGACCATAAAAACAACAGAAGGTGTATTCACCGCTCTTCCATTTGACAAGATTATGAAAGAAGAAGAAGCACTTTCAGAAAATTATTATTACCCTCTTTCACCAACAGTGAAAGAAGTTCTCGCTCAATGCGGACCGCAAAAAAAGTAG
- the rodA gene encoding rod shape-determining protein RodA has product MTSNNRRFLCYFDWITFALIMTLSCLGLLFVFSATFKAAIPYSLFFKKQAFGIVSGIILYCVMCYVDYRAVQQISYILYFGIVGLLFLTIIKGSIGMGAQRWINIGIIKFQPSELAKLFFPGFFSYYLMTEKKHDLTLHTYGPIIIILIISTLLIRKQPDLGTALIILFTSSIMLWLSGLNKKFFIAAGILFLISAPITWTLLKPYQKKRIAVFLGEGERQKERYHIEQSKIAIGSGGLIGKGFLNGTQNKLQFLPESRTDFIFSVICEEWGFAGALLIIFLYLVLFARLFQQILTIKNFYAQLLASGLIIHIIISTLINIGMVMGLLPVVGIPLPLLSYGISNLWITYASLGCFSGIIITTKTLPT; this is encoded by the coding sequence ATGACCTCAAATAATCGCCGGTTTTTATGTTATTTCGATTGGATAACGTTTGCCCTCATTATGACTCTTTCATGCCTGGGCCTGCTGTTTGTTTTTAGCGCTACCTTCAAAGCCGCTATACCATACTCATTATTTTTTAAAAAGCAGGCGTTCGGCATTGTATCGGGAATCATATTATACTGCGTCATGTGTTATGTTGATTATCGCGCTGTGCAGCAAATTTCTTATATCTTGTACTTTGGCATCGTCGGCCTTCTTTTTTTAACTATCATTAAGGGTAGCATTGGCATGGGCGCACAACGATGGATCAATATTGGTATTATCAAATTTCAGCCATCAGAACTCGCAAAACTTTTTTTCCCAGGTTTTTTTAGCTACTATCTCATGACAGAAAAAAAACATGATCTCACGCTCCATACCTATGGCCCTATTATCATTATTCTAATCATAAGCACGTTGCTTATCCGTAAACAGCCAGATCTTGGAACAGCGCTGATTATTTTATTTACCAGCAGCATCATGTTATGGTTAAGCGGCCTTAATAAAAAATTTTTTATCGCCGCCGGCATTCTTTTTCTTATTTCTGCTCCAATCACCTGGACATTATTAAAACCTTACCAAAAAAAAAGAATCGCTGTTTTTTTGGGGGAAGGTGAACGGCAAAAAGAACGTTATCATATCGAACAATCAAAAATCGCCATAGGCTCGGGCGGATTAATAGGCAAAGGCTTTTTGAACGGCACGCAAAATAAATTACAATTTTTGCCAGAATCACGTACTGATTTTATTTTTTCGGTCATCTGCGAAGAATGGGGATTTGCCGGAGCGCTGCTTATCATATTTTTATATCTTGTACTTTTTGCACGGCTGTTTCAACAAATTCTTACCATAAAAAACTTTTACGCTCAATTATTAGCGAGTGGGCTTATCATTCATATTATTATTTCTACGCTCATTAATATTGGTATGGTTATGGGATTACTTCCTGTCGTTGGAATCCCGCTCCCCCTACTTAGTTATGGAATTAGTAATTTATGGATCACCTATGCGAGTCTTGGCTGTTTTTCTGGTATCATTATCACAACAAAAACATTACCGACATAA
- a CDS encoding prohibitin family protein, which produces MNYTYHQSPQQSIKPIIFVVGIIGSFLLAILFAQDFFYTVNPGFYAIHTRLGKIIEQTHESGYYFKIPLIDSIAKFDVRIRKAFPDIETKAMSKDLQPVSVGMVVNYKVDDALELFKTIGSEYEKIIIDPFTQESVKAVIAKFTAEDLIQRRHEAKDLVISELAQRLKARHIILIDFNFTHLDFSHDFIKAVEDKQIAEQRAKQAKNLTEKVREEALQSRMRAEAEAFSLKVRKEAVTPELIRLQEIETQAKAIEKWNGVLPTVTGSATPFITLNK; this is translated from the coding sequence ATGAACTACACATATCATCAATCACCACAACAATCGATCAAACCAATTATTTTTGTTGTCGGAATTATTGGATCATTCTTATTAGCAATTTTATTCGCTCAGGATTTTTTCTATACCGTTAATCCCGGTTTTTACGCGATTCACACACGGCTTGGGAAAATCATCGAACAAACGCATGAATCGGGTTATTATTTCAAAATCCCGCTCATAGATAGCATCGCAAAATTTGACGTTCGTATCAGAAAAGCATTTCCTGACATAGAAACGAAAGCAATGTCAAAAGATCTTCAACCGGTCAGCGTTGGCATGGTGGTGAACTATAAAGTTGACGACGCATTAGAGCTCTTTAAAACAATCGGCTCAGAATATGAAAAAATTATCATAGATCCATTCACGCAAGAAAGCGTCAAAGCGGTTATAGCAAAATTCACAGCAGAAGACCTGATTCAACGTCGGCATGAGGCCAAAGATCTTGTTATTAGTGAATTGGCACAACGTTTAAAAGCGCGCCACATTATTTTGATTGATTTTAACTTTACCCATTTGGATTTTTCCCATGACTTTATTAAAGCAGTGGAGGACAAGCAAATAGCTGAACAACGCGCAAAACAAGCAAAAAATCTCACCGAAAAAGTGCGCGAAGAAGCGTTACAATCACGCATGCGGGCTGAAGCCGAAGCGTTTTCGCTTAAAGTGAGAAAAGAGGCTGTAACGCCAGAACTTATTCGCTTGCAAGAAATAGAAACACAAGCTAAAGCTATCGAAAAATGGAACGGCGTCCTTCCCACCGTAACCGGCAGCGCTACCCCATTTATAACCCTCAATAAATAA
- the uvrA gene encoding excinuclease ABC subunit UvrA, protein MRNKKIRVIGAREHNLKNITVEIPVGAFTVVTGPSGSGKSTLALDILFAEGQRRYMESLSSYARQFLGMPKKPDVDRIEGLCPAIAIEQKTVGANPRSTVGTITEIYDYLRVLFARIGTAHCVGCSQKIQPTSPQHIAVLVQENFNKKLITVAAPLALHKKGEFAHLLEKFFDDGYHKFIIDGVRITAQSKDDIKALKLKKTLNHSIDVVIDTLEVSPEEAPRLLDALEKAFNASQGLAKIVVDEQDYVYSSLRTCVTCAYSFPELEPRIFSFNSPLGACGTCHGLGVSLSYTWGTLSESSVRDVESFAVAQPCSTCKGRRLQAAALAVTVGTKNIYELGELSIEDLLTFFNTLELTVDERVIADRLLQEIINRLQFLNNVGLSYLSLNRTARTLSGGEGQRIRLATQIGSALSGVLYVLDEPSIGLHQRDNDRLIDTLKALRDQGNTVIVVEHDHDTMLHADYIIDMGPAAGVLGGSVVAQGTPQEIMANPASLTGAYLSGRSKIVRQGPLRKPKGFLTINNAQAHNLRDITVKFPLGVLCGVSGVSGSGKSSLIMEELVPSIHAALMYKRKALQVSKIEGVELIDNLVVIDQSPIGRTPRSNPATYLGIFDEIRKLFASLPESNVRGYQVGRFSFNVGQGRCSECNGEGNITVSMHFLPDVIMVCSRCKGSRYNAQTLEITYRGKNIAQILAMTAREATEFFAAHTPLYKRLSLMCDVGLDYVQLGQPSTTLSGGEAQRIKLVDELAKRGNKTLYILDEPTTGLHAHDIERLLGVFNRLIDKGNSIIVIEHNLDVLKIADYIIDLGPEGGNKGGYVVAQGTPEQVAQVKASHTGRYLKKILQ, encoded by the coding sequence ATGCGTAATAAAAAAATACGAGTTATCGGTGCTCGAGAACACAATCTTAAAAATATTACGGTGGAAATTCCGGTAGGGGCTTTTACGGTTGTAACAGGGCCGTCTGGATCTGGTAAAAGTACGCTTGCGTTGGATATTCTGTTTGCAGAAGGGCAGCGCCGTTATATGGAATCGTTATCTTCTTACGCGCGTCAATTTTTGGGTATGCCAAAAAAGCCTGATGTTGATCGCATTGAAGGATTGTGCCCCGCTATTGCTATAGAACAAAAAACGGTAGGTGCTAATCCACGATCAACCGTAGGGACGATTACCGAAATTTATGATTATCTTCGTGTGCTTTTTGCACGTATCGGAACAGCTCATTGCGTTGGCTGTAGCCAAAAAATTCAACCAACATCACCGCAGCATATTGCTGTATTGGTTCAAGAAAATTTTAATAAAAAACTTATTACCGTTGCGGCACCATTAGCACTTCATAAAAAAGGTGAATTTGCGCATCTGCTAGAAAAGTTTTTTGATGATGGGTATCATAAGTTTATTATTGATGGGGTGCGCATTACTGCTCAATCAAAAGACGATATTAAGGCGCTTAAGCTCAAAAAAACATTAAACCATTCTATCGATGTTGTTATAGATACACTTGAAGTTTCCCCAGAAGAAGCTCCGCGCTTGTTAGATGCTCTAGAAAAGGCATTTAATGCATCTCAGGGGCTTGCGAAAATTGTTGTCGATGAGCAAGACTATGTATATTCGTCGTTGCGTACGTGCGTAACCTGCGCTTACTCTTTCCCTGAGCTTGAACCGAGAATTTTTTCATTTAATTCACCATTAGGAGCTTGTGGCACGTGTCATGGGCTTGGTGTTTCATTAAGCTATACATGGGGAACGCTTTCTGAGTCGTCCGTGCGGGATGTCGAGTCTTTTGCAGTAGCTCAACCATGTTCTACCTGTAAGGGGAGAAGATTGCAGGCAGCAGCATTAGCAGTAACGGTTGGTACTAAAAATATTTATGAACTGGGCGAATTGTCTATTGAAGATTTGTTAACTTTTTTTAATACGCTTGAATTAACCGTAGATGAGCGTGTTATAGCCGATAGACTGCTTCAGGAAATTATTAATAGATTGCAGTTTCTTAATAATGTTGGTCTGTCGTATTTGTCATTAAATAGAACGGCTCGTACGCTTTCTGGAGGCGAAGGTCAGCGTATTCGTCTTGCAACGCAAATTGGGTCTGCTTTAAGCGGCGTTTTGTACGTGCTTGATGAGCCGAGTATTGGCTTGCATCAGAGAGATAATGATAGATTGATTGATACCCTAAAAGCATTACGTGATCAGGGTAATACCGTTATTGTGGTTGAACATGATCATGATACCATGTTGCATGCTGATTATATTATCGATATGGGGCCAGCAGCCGGTGTTTTGGGTGGATCTGTTGTTGCTCAGGGGACGCCACAAGAAATTATGGCTAACCCTGCATCGTTAACCGGGGCTTATTTATCGGGACGGTCAAAAATTGTTCGTCAGGGGCCTCTACGTAAGCCTAAGGGCTTTCTTACTATTAATAACGCGCAGGCACATAATCTTCGCGATATTACAGTCAAATTCCCGTTGGGCGTACTTTGTGGTGTTTCTGGGGTGTCCGGTTCTGGTAAAAGTTCTCTTATTATGGAGGAGCTGGTGCCGAGTATTCATGCTGCTCTCATGTATAAGCGCAAAGCCTTACAGGTAAGCAAGATTGAAGGAGTAGAGCTTATAGATAATCTTGTCGTGATCGATCAATCCCCTATTGGGCGGACTCCTCGGTCTAATCCGGCCACGTACTTAGGTATTTTTGATGAAATTAGAAAGCTTTTTGCATCTTTACCAGAAAGTAATGTTCGTGGCTATCAGGTTGGGCGTTTTAGCTTTAACGTTGGTCAAGGGCGCTGCTCCGAGTGTAATGGCGAGGGGAATATTACTGTTTCTATGCATTTTTTACCTGATGTTATTATGGTTTGTAGTCGATGCAAAGGGTCCCGTTATAATGCTCAAACGCTAGAAATTACCTATCGGGGCAAAAATATAGCCCAAATACTGGCTATGACGGCCAGGGAAGCGACTGAGTTTTTTGCTGCCCATACCCCGTTATATAAGCGACTGTCGCTGATGTGTGACGTGGGGCTTGATTATGTGCAGCTTGGACAGCCTTCTACGACCCTATCGGGTGGCGAGGCTCAGCGTATTAAGCTGGTTGATGAGCTTGCCAAGCGAGGGAATAAAACCCTTTATATTCTCGATGAGCCTACCACGGGGCTTCATGCTCATGATATTGAGCGACTTTTAGGAGTCTTTAATAGGCTGATTGATAAGGGTAATTCTATCATAGTTATTGAGCATAACCTCGATGTACTGAAGATTGCTGACTATATTATTGATCTTGGTCCTGAGGGTGGTAATAAGGGTGGTTATGTGGTTGCCCAGGGTACGCCGGAACAGGTTGCCCAGGTCAAAGCAAGCCATACGGGCCGCTATTTGAAGAAAATTTTACAATAA
- the mutS gene encoding DNA mismatch repair protein MutS, with protein MTTLSPLMRQYTEIKNAYPDALLLFQVGDFYELFFNDAVKASAFLGITLTKRGTTSTGDPIPLCGVPVHTLDHYLLKLVRGGFCVAICDQLTQAVPGRVVERGVKRVLTPGTLTDSQLLNEKSASYLAIVVKQDTQAALLFVELLTGHMFLTILNIQDASLFESELSRFSPDEIVVPEETSEKYIRSLGFFTTSFKHNNAIDDAAFQAWYATLSITARDIIDHSTLAHAALVLFYQYIKKNNTYALAACTHLYCYTPDDYLLLDASTQRNLELVKNTYDGTTAHTLFAVLDHAVTSMGSRMIKKWITRPLVKRTALEQRIDAVDYCKTSLMLRQELRELLQGVADIERVVGRFALKRALITDYKHLIKFLTIVPEIAHKLSSASNDMLNKMCNRLGDFDQLRYFLERAIEVASEQESLIKKGFSAQLDQMRVLLNDGAVLIQEIEAQEQERTGISSLKIRYSQAHGYGIEVTKTHVGRVPDDYMRLQTLVNRERYTTERLREVEYNIAHARSNINSLEKEIMESITVEIEKQCSDLKKSAQTLATLDAILGFAHAAYVNRWVKPQFHESRDIIISGGKHPVVSHRLAQDFIPNDTLLTDEQSLMIITGPNMGGKSTYLRQVALISIMAQAGSCVSADSARLPIVDKIFTRIGAADNVAQGKSTFLVEMEETALICRQATSKSLVILDEVGRGTSTYDGLAIAWAVIEYIYFHVQARCLFATHYHELTALTDQHPGMIAYHAASSSTERGILLLHKIIPGVAQGSFGLEVAKKAYIPERIIDRARVIMSELNTQHPPHAASASSTNAYMQELEKTCNALKKEVAQYKKIVAEMQSIDYDALSPRQAFDILWRLRQP; from the coding sequence ATGACAACGCTTTCTCCTTTAATGCGACAGTACACCGAAATAAAAAATGCATATCCCGATGCACTGTTATTATTTCAGGTCGGTGATTTTTATGAACTTTTTTTTAATGATGCGGTAAAAGCGTCAGCTTTTTTGGGTATTACCCTCACAAAAAGAGGTACCACTAGTACGGGTGACCCTATCCCTTTATGCGGCGTTCCCGTCCATACCTTAGATCATTATCTTCTTAAACTTGTGCGCGGTGGATTTTGTGTTGCCATTTGCGATCAATTGACGCAAGCGGTGCCCGGACGTGTTGTTGAGCGTGGCGTAAAAAGAGTGTTAACGCCCGGTACGCTCACTGACTCTCAACTGCTTAATGAAAAATCAGCTTCGTATTTAGCAATTGTAGTTAAACAAGATACACAAGCGGCGCTTCTTTTTGTCGAGTTATTAACTGGTCACATGTTTTTAACCATATTAAATATACAGGATGCATCGCTTTTCGAGTCAGAATTGAGTAGGTTTTCTCCTGATGAAATTGTTGTGCCAGAAGAAACATCTGAAAAATATATACGATCGCTCGGTTTTTTTACCACATCTTTCAAGCATAATAATGCGATAGACGATGCAGCGTTTCAGGCATGGTATGCCACGCTTTCTATCACAGCGCGGGATATTATTGACCATAGTACTCTTGCTCATGCAGCACTTGTGCTTTTTTATCAATATATAAAAAAAAATAATACGTATGCGCTTGCGGCATGTACTCATCTGTATTGTTATACGCCGGATGATTATTTATTATTGGATGCATCGACGCAGCGCAATTTGGAGCTGGTGAAAAATACCTATGATGGGACCACGGCGCATACGCTTTTTGCTGTTCTTGATCATGCAGTTACTTCTATGGGTTCTCGCATGATAAAAAAATGGATCACTCGCCCACTGGTTAAGCGAACAGCATTAGAGCAACGTATTGATGCCGTAGATTATTGCAAAACATCGCTCATGTTACGTCAAGAATTGCGAGAGTTATTACAGGGTGTTGCTGATATTGAGCGTGTTGTTGGTCGCTTTGCATTAAAAAGGGCGCTTATAACAGATTATAAACATCTCATAAAATTTTTGACGATTGTGCCAGAGATTGCGCATAAGTTGTCGAGCGCCTCTAACGATATGTTGAATAAAATGTGCAATCGTTTGGGTGATTTTGATCAATTAAGATATTTTTTGGAACGTGCAATTGAAGTTGCTAGTGAGCAAGAGTCTTTGATTAAAAAAGGTTTTAGTGCTCAACTTGATCAGATGCGTGTGTTGTTGAATGATGGAGCGGTGCTTATTCAAGAAATTGAGGCACAGGAGCAGGAGCGAACGGGAATATCTTCATTAAAGATACGGTATAGTCAAGCGCACGGTTATGGTATTGAAGTAACCAAAACGCATGTAGGCCGTGTTCCTGATGATTACATGCGGTTGCAAACACTGGTCAATCGTGAGCGATATACAACGGAGCGGTTGCGCGAAGTGGAATATAATATTGCTCATGCGCGTAGCAATATTAATAGTCTTGAAAAAGAAATTATGGAGTCTATCACCGTAGAAATAGAAAAACAGTGTTCTGATTTGAAAAAATCGGCACAGACTTTGGCGACGCTTGATGCCATACTTGGGTTTGCTCATGCAGCATATGTGAATAGGTGGGTAAAGCCCCAATTCCATGAGTCGCGTGATATTATTATTTCTGGTGGCAAGCATCCTGTGGTGAGCCATCGGCTTGCTCAGGATTTTATACCAAATGATACGTTATTAACTGATGAACAATCATTAATGATTATTACCGGCCCCAATATGGGTGGCAAGTCTACCTATTTGCGTCAAGTTGCGCTTATTTCTATTATGGCGCAAGCCGGGTCATGTGTTTCTGCAGATTCTGCGCGGTTGCCTATTGTCGATAAAATTTTTACGCGTATTGGCGCTGCTGATAATGTGGCGCAGGGCAAAAGTACATTTTTAGTTGAGATGGAAGAAACTGCATTAATTTGTAGGCAGGCGACGAGTAAAAGTTTGGTTATTCTTGATGAAGTTGGTCGTGGCACGAGTACGTATGACGGGCTTGCGATTGCCTGGGCTGTGATTGAATATATTTATTTTCACGTTCAAGCGCGGTGTCTTTTTGCAACGCATTATCATGAATTAACAGCTTTGACGGATCAGCATCCTGGTATGATTGCGTATCATGCGGCAAGTAGTTCTACTGAGCGGGGTATTTTGTTATTGCATAAAATTATTCCTGGCGTTGCACAAGGAAGTTTTGGTCTAGAAGTTGCAAAAAAGGCGTATATTCCTGAAAGGATTATTGACCGTGCTCGAGTGATCATGTCTGAGCTTAATACACAGCACCCGCCGCACGCTGCGAGCGCTAGCAGTACAAATGCGTATATGCAGGAGCTGGAAAAAACGTGTAACGCGCTTAAAAAAGAAGTAGCTCAGTATAAAAAAATAGTCGCCGAAATGCAGAGCATTGATTACGACGCTCTGTCCCCCCGTCAAGCCTTCGACATATTGTGGCGTCTCCGGCAGCCGTAA